TGATTTTTTCCTTGTACCATTTCAGCATTTCCTATGGCTTCTAAGTACTCTTTTTTTGGATAATAATAAATCGTTTTTCCGGTAGCGATTAATTGAGGACGATGAGGAAATATAAACGCTTGATATCGCGCTGGATTTCCTATGGCGATTATCTTATTAATTTGGCCATTTTGATCGAAATAACTGGTCGCATAATCTGCAGTGAGGACGGCTGAACCTTGGGTCAGTTTAATATGTCCTCGATAAATGCCTTGTTTCGTTTTATTATTATAGGTCACACTATCCGATTCAAAATAAGCAAGATCATT
The DNA window shown above is from Rickettsiella grylli and carries:
- the lptA gene encoding lipopolysaccharide transport periplasmic protein LptA; this translates as MNALEQKIFKIKKAYLLFVNLSIVFCLSTVACAHSNDLAYFESDSVTYNNKTKQGIYRGHIKLTQGSAVLTADYATSYFDQNGQINKIIAIGNPARYQAFIFPHRPQLIATGKTIYYYPKKEYLEAIGNAEMVQGKNHFKGYQINYDFKTKTIGSPLSPKGHTQITIAPLNHE